AAACATAATCAGAACCAGGGCCAGGCAGCACCTATCATCCAGCACTCATTTCTGACCGACGTTTCAGATGTGCAGGAGATGGAACACGGTCTGCTCAGCCTCCTCAACGACTTCCACTCAGGGAAACTACAGGCCTTTGGTAATGTGGAGCTCACAGTGCAAGCAAGTCATGTGCATGATTTCATACAAATATTAGTTACGCTCTTTTGCTGCAATCTGTTGTCTCAGGCAATGAGTGCTCCATAGATCAGATGGAACACGTCAGAGAGATGCAGGAGAAGTTGGCATGCTTGCACTTTGACCTTTATAGTGAGGTTGACGAAATGCCAGAGGATCAGCGGAAAATGGCCTCCGACACCAACATGGACAAGCTACTTCTTAATGTAAGGCTGCTACTTTTTGAAAACACCTACATATCTTAATCAAAATGATTTTGTTCTACttataaattaaattcagcaatCGTACTAAACACCTTCAACTCAAGGTTATCTCATTAATGCTAAACAGTGAAGAGATGACTTCTGGATGCTGGGCTTTATGGCAGAATCACAAAGAAGAAGCCAGGTCTCAGTCTGGCCActtaaaagaaaagacagaaaggCCACAGGGCACTAAACTTAGACATTGGAAGACTGAAAAAGGTGTGGTGGAAATTAGAGGTCTTCACATCAAAAGGAAACCATTTGTGTGGGACTggacaaatatttacaaacagGGCTTAATAATATCAGTCAGACATGGCTGGAGCAGCGTGGTGTTTCAGGGGTTCTGGTGCGGTTTGCCTGAAGTAGGAAATTTGTGCTGAGTAGAAGAGAAccttatgcctggttcacacggcaagattttaaaattgtcggTTGATTTTCCAAACCTGAGAGACCTCTAACATGATGATAAAAAAATCGTAGGTATAACAGGTTTGATTCTATAGATTATCTTTAGAGCCAATCACGATAATCAGGCCATGTCGGAAGGGGGAGATTGGGTTAAAAATCAGCATAAAAATCCTGCTCTGTGAAGGTAGGAAAGATACCATGCCCTACCCTGTGGACAGCCCTTGAGTGGAAGTGTTTTTTTCCTACAACAGAATACACCGCTAAATGTGCCAGCAACGTTGAAAGAATAAGCACTGAGCTGGTACTCTGGCTAGAATTGGGTGGTCTATTGATTAGAACCCAATGGAGTTGTTGTTGGACCAGCATTGTTTGTGTGGTATGAAGTATGACTCTGTATCAAACCAGTCCATCTTGTGAGAAATGCCTTGATACATTTACAGCTGGTTTGCATCACTTCTGCTgcagaagtgttttttttttttaaggtgtgATATATATACGCTGTCCTTGGAACACCTTTCTCATTTCCACAACACTTTCAGTTTCCAactttttgcaaaaacaagagaattTCAAGTTGATCCCAAACTTTTGACCAGTGATGTACAAATGCAGACGTTTTGAGCTCCCAAATTACTGCTGATGTGACTCAAATGACTCCAGATACTGATGTATAGCCTCTGGGTTATTCATTGTGGCTTATTCATAAGCGAATGCAGATTGCTTGGTTCTTTATAAACTTGTAAAGCATGCATTTATCAATGACCAAAGtctaaaatccaaaatattcTTTTTCTCCGCAGCTTGAGGAGCTCAGTTCTTCCATGTATCCTTTTGACATCCaaaaaagtagtttttattcttgcttttaaaggatTTTAAGGCGATTAAGACTTTTTTTAGACCAGAAACTTAAGATCCATTTGGTGCGACCTAAACACACGTATGGCACTAAGTAGAGGAGAACGCCTTGGAAATGAAACGAGAGCCAGTAGGAACAGCCAACAGCTGTCTCATTCAATGaagtcttctttttttttttgttaaagctTGCATGATGTCCTTGTAGCCTAAGTGATAAAATAAGATTTGTGTTGATGCAACATCAGGGATTTGAAAAGTTTTTGCAATGAAGAAAGTATAGGAAATATACAGTGCTATACCTGAATCAGTCAGCTTGCATGTTTACGCCATGTTTGAACTGTTTTAACCTGGAACATCTGCCTGttccttttcctgaccctgctCCTCCAGCCAGAAGCTGAATCTAGCGGAGACTCAAGAAATCTCGAGGACGGCCAACGTGTGATACTTAACCGTCCTTCTTTTCCTTTGTTACCTCTTCTGAAACCACGTGTAGGCAATCTAACGGACAAGGTGGAGTTACTCACTCCTTCTCGTCTTTTCCTGAGGTTGAATGTATTTTCACATTAGCTCCACTGGATCCACCAGGTGCCAATCAACATGGCATTAACACTGCTGTTAGTCTTATGATAAAGATAAGGTAGTTGtgtttgatatttattttataagaaTTGTAAAAGAGTTGGGTTGAGGTTTAGGTTGAAGAGATCTTTGAGAGGTTTGttatattttccataaagtgTAAAATATAATGGTGCATCCTGTCATTTATTAAGCAACAGCATAGATGTGATTAACCAAAGTGAGAATATTCATAGCTAAAATGCATGTTAGAAATTTTTCTGATGCGATCTCATTTGATACCCACCAGATTCTTACTGTTTAATttataaacacagaaaactgttcatttacagCTTGTAAGTAGAACAGAGACAGGTAGATATATAAAGGTAAATATGGCTGAActaaaatgctatgtgtgcAGCCATGCAGGGTTCTCCTCCTGCACACCCTCCCATTTGCACATTTGATGAAACATACGAAATGCACAGCACATCGTCACCAGTGGGTTGGTTTGATGCTGTAAAAAATCCAAATGTTAACATCACATGTCTTAATTGtcttaatttttctttcttaatttAATCACATTTGCCTTATTGATTCAGaacttttaaatgattattCAGTCTCTGATACTTTTGGCTTCTGGTTCTGAATTGGAGGATAAACCAATGATGCTGATTTTAAATGGAATCTATTCTTAAATCTAACCACTAGAGGGGGGTGTTTTTACCTTTAAtccttttgctttattttattttgttaatttaatgTATTTGATTTTCTCGGCTGTATTTTTCTCACTCAttcaaagtaagaaaaaaatgtttttacttttttttcaacattattGCAAATAAAGATCTTTTAAAATAatgggtgatttttttttttatacaggtccttctcaaaatattagcatattgtgataaagttcattattttccataatgtcatgatgaaaatttaacattcatatattttagattcattgcacactaactgaaatatttcaggtcttttattgtcttaatacagatgattttggcatacagctcatgaaaacccaaaattcctatctcacaaaatgagCATATCAttgaaagggtctctaaacgagctatgaacctaatcatctgaatcaacgagttaactctaaacacctgcaaaagattcctgaggcctttaaaactcccagcctggttcatcactcaaaaccccaatcatgggtaagactgccgacctgactgctgtccagaaggccactattgacaccctcaagcaagagggtaagacacagaaagaaatttctgaacgaataggctgttcccagagtgctgtatcaaggcacctcagtgggaagtctgtgggaaggaaaaagtgtggcagaaaacgctgcacaacgagaagaggtgaccggaccctgaggaagattgtggagaagggccgattccagaccttgggggacctgcggaagcagtgggctacaggtgccgcattccccagacctgggctacagagaagcagcactggacagttgctcagtggtccaaagtacttttttcggatgaaagcaaattctgcatgtcattcagaaatcaaggtgccagagtctggaggaagactggggagaaggaaatgccaaaatgccagaagtccagtgtcaagtagccacagtcagtgatggtctggggtgccgtgtcagctgctggtgttggtccactgtgttttatcaagggcagggtcaatgcagctagctatcaggagattttggagcacttcatgcttccatctgctgaaaagctttatggagatgaagatttcagttttcagcacgacctggcacctgctcacagtgccaaaaccactggtaaatggtttactgaccatggtatcactgtgctcaattggcctgccaactctcctgacctgaaccccatagagaatctgtgggatattgtgaagagaacgttgagagactcaagacccaacactctggatgagctaaaggccgctatcgaagcatcctgggcctccataagacctcagcagtgccacaggctgtttgcctccatgccacgccgcattgaagcagtcatttctgccaaaggattcctgaccaagtattgagtgcataactgtagctgattatttgaaggttgacgttttttgtattaaaaacacttttcttttattggtcggatgaaatatgctaattttgtgagataggaattttgggttttcatgagctgtatgccaaaatcatccgtattaagacaataaaagacctgaaatatttcagttagtgtgcaatgaatctaaaatatatgaatgttaaattttcatcatgacattatggaaaataatgaactttatcacaatatgctaatattttgagaaggacctgtatacttttattattattctttgtgTGATTTTCATAGCTTTGTATCAGTAGACATTGCCGAGCAGAAGTTTTGACTGTCATAATAATTTGGTGATTTTTAATGATGCACTTCTTCTGGGGTAAAATGTTCAAACTTACTTCCGTGgttgttttatttgcttttttttttgtaaaaacatgcTGTTCTCTGACAAAGTAAATAGCCACATTAACCACAAATCATAATTTATTTGGAAACTGTATCAAAAATATGGaagtaaatgtaaataatttattaaattgaaagtttatcaaaataaaattttcagtGTGACAATAGATCATAATATTAGTTAGAAACCACATATATAAATTTTGGGTAGAGCAAGGCACTGTGGTCCTCCCTCATTGGACAATATTTGTAGTACATGTATAaaacagcactggactgttttgATAACTACGGAAAAGAGCGATAAGGACGATTGTTGAACGACTGTTGTGAAAGTCAAATACCATGAAGTTTGTTAAAATGGTCAAATACACAACCTGCTCCCTGTACatacacagaaaatgttttcagacaGATGGAGGCTATAATTTCAGAAGAAAACAGTCTTAATCTTggtgttggagcagctgtgaaaacattttgtgtttctacCTGTGGTGGAGTGACACTGCAATAGTCTCACAAGTAGAAATACAAAGTCCAATTAAACTCAAAATGCATCA
This DNA window, taken from Girardinichthys multiradiatus isolate DD_20200921_A chromosome 24, DD_fGirMul_XY1, whole genome shotgun sequence, encodes the following:
- the ccdc28a gene encoding coiled-coil domain-containing protein 28A isoform X3, with the protein product MEERKLKRKSPRTFSNTAAQTGGSGRKSGASSGGRHVGFSHNMGSMSGQKNRNRRGVRDKVRNPQSLGGKHNQNQGQAAPIIQHSFLTDVSDVQEMEHGLLSLLNDFHSGKLQAFGNECSIDQMEHVREMQEKLACLHFDLYSEVDEMPEDQRKMASDTNMDKLLLNLEELSSSIS
- the ccdc28a gene encoding coiled-coil domain-containing protein 28A isoform X1 translates to MEERKLKRKSPRTFSNTAAQTGGSGRKSGASSGGRHVGFSHNMGSMSGQKNRNRRGVRDKVRNPQSLGGKHNQNQGQAAPIIQHSFLTDVSDVQEMEHGLLSLLNDFHSGKLQAFGNECSIDQMEHVREMQEKLACLHFDLYSEVDEMPEDQRKMASDTNMDKLLLNPEAESSGDSRNLEDGQRVILNRPSFPLLPLLKPRVGNLTDKVELLTPSRLFLRLNVFSH
- the ccdc28a gene encoding coiled-coil domain-containing protein 28A isoform X2 gives rise to the protein MEERKLKRKSPRTFSNTAAQTGGSGRKSGASSGGRHVGFSHNMGSMSGQKNRNRRGVRDKVRNPQSLGGKHNQNQGQAAPIIQHSFLTDVSDVQEMEHGLLSLLNDFHSGKLQAFGNECSIDQMEHVREMQEKLACLHFDLYSEVDEMPEDQRKMASDTNMDKLLLNLEELSSSIQKLNLAETQEISRTANV